A region from the Anoplolepis gracilipes chromosome 2, ASM4749672v1, whole genome shotgun sequence genome encodes:
- the Capt gene encoding adenylyl cyclase-associated protein 1 isoform X3, which translates to MQEPPATPVARDELALRRHRFFSDLLQAAQNSTGHRVRFDPLGPMVHTGCESNDKEEHLEELVNRLENVTKRLEKIHSAVQTQDTAVQTNIPSPKKFTPAASSNFETLKQNSSTLLTLDLKPEIILNQTINMSIAGYEDVLNGPVKEYLELSQKIGGDVAAHSKLVEKAFQIQLQFVQTAANRSAPANQSEQISLLAPMSVQIQQIQEFREKNRGSPFFNHLSAISESIPALGWVAISPTPAPYIKEMNDAGQFYTNRVLKDWKEKDKIHIDWCKRWIQTLTDLQQYVRQHHTTGLVWGKTSAPAGIPPPPPPSMPLEDISSVVNDDRSALFAQINQGENITKSLKKVTSDMQTHKNPALRSGPAPFKAPVVTNVTQIKSVLPANVPIDKPPVFTRDGKKWLVEYQKGENLVVDNVEMNNVIYMFRCQDSTLTIKGKVNSIVMDSCRKSSVVFDSLVSSIEFVNCQSVQMQVLGKVPTISIDKTDGCQMYLSTESLNVELITSKSSEMNVMIPKANGDYSEYPVPEQFKTTINQNGLNTTAIDSLG; encoded by the exons ATGCAGGAGCCGCCGGCGACGCCAGTCGCTCGTGATGAACTAGCTTTAAGGCGGCACAGATTCTTCTCCGATTTGTTACAAGCTGCACAAAATTCGACGGGCCACAGAGTGCGATTCGACCCGCTAGGACCGATGGTGCACACCG gTTGCGAGAGTAATGACAAAGAAGAACATTTAGAAGAATTGGTGAATCGGCTGGAAAACGTAACAAAACGACTCGAAAAAATACACAGTGCAGTCCAAACTCAAGATACTGCTGTACAAACAAATATACCTTCTCCGAAGAAATTTACGCCTGCTGCAAGTTCTAATTTTGAGACATTGAAACAAAATTCTTCAACATTGTTGACTCTTGATTTGAAGCcagagataattttaaatcaaactaTAAACATGTCCATAGCGGGATATGAAGATGTTTTGAATGGGCCAGTCAAGGAATACTTAGAATTAAGTCAAAAAATTGGTGGTGATGTAGCTGCTCATAGCAAACTTGTGGAGAAAGCTTTTCA gatTCAACTTCAATTCGTGCAAACAGCGGCGAACCGTTCTGCACCGGCAAATCAATCCGAACAAATATCTCTGCTTGCGCCTATGTCTGTGCAAATCCAGCAGATCCAAGAATTTCGCGAGAAAAATCGTGGATCTCCGTTCTTTAATCACTTATCGGCCATTAGTGAAAGTATTCCGGCTTTAGGATGGGTTGCCATATCTCCTACGCCAGCTCCATATATAAAGGAAATGAATGACGCTGGTCAATTTTATACCAATCGTGTATTGAAAGATTGGaaggaaaa agatAAAATACACATAGACTGGTGTAAACGGTGGATACAAACTTTGACCGATCTACAACAATACGTTCGTCAACATCACACAACGGGTCTAGTATGGGGAAAAACTAGTGCTCCTGCGGGCATACCACCTCCTCCGCCTCCTTCGATGCCACTCGAAGATATCTCGTCGGTGGTGAATGATGATAGAAGTGCCCTCTTTGCTCAAATTAATCAAGGAGAAAATATCacgaaaa GTTTGAAAAAAGTTACCTCAGATATGCAAACGCATAAAAATCCTGCTTTGAGATCTGGACCTGCCCCATTTAAAGCACCAGTGGTTACTAATGTGACACAAATAAAAAGTGTGTTACCTGCTAATGTACCTATTGATAAACCACCAGTATTTACTCGAGATGGTAAAAAATGGCTTGTG gAGTATCAGAAGGGAGAAAACTTAGTAGTCGATAATGTGGAAATGAATAATGTGATTTATATGTTTCGATGTCAAGATAGTACACTTACTATTAAAGGCAAAGTAAATTCCATCGTTATGGATTCTTGTCGTAAATCATCCGTTGTATTTGATTCTCTTGTATCCAGTATCGAATTTGTTAATTGTCAAAGCGTACAAATGCAG GTTCTTGGGAAAGTACCTACAATTTCTATTGACAAGACGGACGGTTGTCAAATGTATTTAAGTACTGAATCTTTGAATGTTGAACTCATTACTAGTAAATCTAGTGAAATGAATGTTATGATACCCAAAGCAAATGGAGATTAT agtGAATACCCGGTACCAGAACAATTTAAGACTACTATTAACCAGAATGGTCTTAATACTACAGCTATCGATTCACTTGGTTGA
- the Capt gene encoding adenylyl cyclase-associated protein 1 isoform X4 — MSIAGYEDVLNGPVKEYLELSQKIGGDVAAHSKLVEKAFQIQLQFVQTAANRSAPANQSEQISLLAPMSVQIQQIQEFREKNRGSPFFNHLSAISESIPALGWVAISPTPAPYIKEMNDAGQFYTNRVLKDWKEKDKIHIDWCKRWIQTLTDLQQYVRQHHTTGLVWGKTSAPAGIPPPPPPSMPLEDISSVVNDDRSALFAQINQGENITKSLKKVTSDMQTHKNPALRSGPAPFKAPVVTNVTQIKSVLPANVPIDKPPVFTRDGKKWLVEYQKGENLVVDNVEMNNVIYMFRCQDSTLTIKGKVNSIVMDSCRKSSVVFDSLVSSIEFVNCQSVQMQVLGKVPTISIDKTDGCQMYLSTESLNVELITSKSSEMNVMIPKANGDYSEYPVPEQFKTTINQNGLNTTAIDSLG, encoded by the exons ATGTCCATAGCGGGATATGAAGATGTTTTGAATGGGCCAGTCAAGGAATACTTAGAATTAAGTCAAAAAATTGGTGGTGATGTAGCTGCTCATAGCAAACTTGTGGAGAAAGCTTTTCA gatTCAACTTCAATTCGTGCAAACAGCGGCGAACCGTTCTGCACCGGCAAATCAATCCGAACAAATATCTCTGCTTGCGCCTATGTCTGTGCAAATCCAGCAGATCCAAGAATTTCGCGAGAAAAATCGTGGATCTCCGTTCTTTAATCACTTATCGGCCATTAGTGAAAGTATTCCGGCTTTAGGATGGGTTGCCATATCTCCTACGCCAGCTCCATATATAAAGGAAATGAATGACGCTGGTCAATTTTATACCAATCGTGTATTGAAAGATTGGaaggaaaa agatAAAATACACATAGACTGGTGTAAACGGTGGATACAAACTTTGACCGATCTACAACAATACGTTCGTCAACATCACACAACGGGTCTAGTATGGGGAAAAACTAGTGCTCCTGCGGGCATACCACCTCCTCCGCCTCCTTCGATGCCACTCGAAGATATCTCGTCGGTGGTGAATGATGATAGAAGTGCCCTCTTTGCTCAAATTAATCAAGGAGAAAATATCacgaaaa GTTTGAAAAAAGTTACCTCAGATATGCAAACGCATAAAAATCCTGCTTTGAGATCTGGACCTGCCCCATTTAAAGCACCAGTGGTTACTAATGTGACACAAATAAAAAGTGTGTTACCTGCTAATGTACCTATTGATAAACCACCAGTATTTACTCGAGATGGTAAAAAATGGCTTGTG gAGTATCAGAAGGGAGAAAACTTAGTAGTCGATAATGTGGAAATGAATAATGTGATTTATATGTTTCGATGTCAAGATAGTACACTTACTATTAAAGGCAAAGTAAATTCCATCGTTATGGATTCTTGTCGTAAATCATCCGTTGTATTTGATTCTCTTGTATCCAGTATCGAATTTGTTAATTGTCAAAGCGTACAAATGCAG GTTCTTGGGAAAGTACCTACAATTTCTATTGACAAGACGGACGGTTGTCAAATGTATTTAAGTACTGAATCTTTGAATGTTGAACTCATTACTAGTAAATCTAGTGAAATGAATGTTATGATACCCAAAGCAAATGGAGATTAT agtGAATACCCGGTACCAGAACAATTTAAGACTACTATTAACCAGAATGGTCTTAATACTACAGCTATCGATTCACTTGGTTGA
- the LOC140676596 gene encoding uncharacterized protein, protein MPNLLSKEFNEWKPLGGNFETVAVTCERRWKECVIAVANYLWCEVVSDVVDYLTKEEIIWVLVIAVASIILIRIKYYKTIHTENIMLNKQILNKVGHKIHDLELKVNVLTYKMQYGTWPLPYQIYNLNPKKLRKNRMTLFKSDDRKKHVSQKYTKKLKIIINHRESDVSKSEDSILQWQNVKFLSLNSSEINHQFSRTLLTQNGKYSTYPTNETYNLCQNITDTIYRCKSFLKDLEYNNKCLHSLNKSEISSEMSKTSSKAADSTKQVALFMRKEMKTSHDAYITMKEEKVNKMECMIQNANKEIRHQSNVNVSTGAVGVTNNDALPKDVVSIFPISQATQNNVQSSQKTLNEVKKRLRSLHNVLRTYQDISRASERQESTDKINEINEFTGIEKSNENKIDTNCNDENSKGNLRRIQCSIANSSCEYFEFDRSEENSSSSSVEYSTNRSKAFDQCSNNVTLQTEDMTKTTLFNLRKKIPEIVSGKIAPESFEDQSNQIQNKASSIKNFTKKCSDIFNWEQYRENVITSQNSGQSKISNDSDREEKSTALLLQEALHFKKALLTRAQSRKECPIDDIKENNVRDELLSELNNNNFPSIIVDIKMEQPITSDSHSEINQCYICLEMKQRRDLIPEYLQNVNTFTYQNESKRNVENQNYISETPSRYFSITNLTISNNNKVESNGSLKAPVYEKVISIVIPVSMEHQSEIDTNEKLVQTKTVLGNIQTRVNSRENIRESADEHSSTMLKFEDLILEHIKNIRDYIDAFLQNQNRAISKVRKVLRYQDKRDILPCLNETSHIILHDRLTSTSNCNSADQGVNSLNNSSNLLLNTGPNCKQQISIKDNILKCYSDICLRKNRGMFAPMKFFNKNNTQQSATVELKKKETDLYRPVTLKYYYKNRSKSTHNLDLDTPYITTDINNDKINKRRVVDLSANFREKQTDTMLKVNLQ, encoded by the exons ATGCC AAATCTACTTTCCAAAGAATTCAACGAATGGAAACCTTTAGGTGGAAATTTCGAAACTGTAGCGGTCACATGCGAAAGAAGGTGGAAGGAATGTGTAATCGCGGTGGCAAATTATTTATGGTGCGAAGTAGTGTCTGATGTCGTTGATTATTTgacaaaagaagaaattatatgG GTTCTTGTGATAGCTGTCGCTTCCATAATACTCATTCGTATAAAGTATTACAAAACGATACATACGgaaaatattatgttgaaTAAACAAATACTAAATAAAGTTGGACATAAAATTCATGATTTAGAATTGAAGGTCAATGTCTTAAcgtataaaatgcaatatggAACATGGCCATTACCATAtcaaatctataatttaaatccgAAAAAATTGCGGAAAAATAGAATGACATTATTCAAGTCGGATGATCGGAAAAAGCATGTGTCTCAAAAGTACACAaagaagttaaaaataataattaat catagAGAAAGTGATGTTTCTAAAAGTGAAGATTCCATATTGCAAtggcaaaatgtaaaatttttatctttgaactCGAGCGAAATTAATCATCAATTTTCAAGAACGCTCTTAACTCAGAATGGCAAATATTCAACATATCCGACaaatgaaacatataatttatgccAAAACATCACAGATACTATCTATAGATGTAAATCGTTTCTTAAAGActtggaatataataataaatgtttacattCGTTGAATAAATCGGAAATTTCGTCAGAAATGAGTAAAACTTCTTCGAAAGCTGCTGATTCAACGAAACag GTAGCTTTATTTatgagaaaagaaatgaaGACATCTCATGATGCTTATATAAcaatgaaagaagaaaaagtaaataagatggaatgtatg ATACAAAATGCTAATAAAGAAATACGTCATCAAAGTAACGTAAATGTATCTACTGGCGCTGTAGGTGTAACGAATAATGATGCATTACCAAAGGACgttgtttcaatttttccaATAAGTCAGGCAACGCAAAATAATGTACAATCTTCCCAGAAAACTCTGAACGAAGTTAAAAAGAGACTTCGCAGTTTACATAACGTATTACGAACGTATCAAGATATAAGCCGAGCTTCGGAAAGGCAGGAGTCAACAGATAAGATCAATGAAATCAATGAGTTTACAGGTATTGAGaaaagtaatgaaaataaaatcgatacaAATTGCAATGACGAAAATTCAAAGGGAAATTTGCGACGAATACAATGCTCGATTGCAAATAGTAGTTGCGAATATTTCGAATTTGATCGCTCAGAAGAAAATTCATCATCTTCCTCAGTCGAATATTCAACGAATAGATCTAAAGCGTTCGATCAATGTTCCAATAATGTCACATTGCAAACTGAAGATATGACGAAAACaactttatttaatcttaGAAAAAAGATACCCGAGATAGTATCGGGAAAAATTGCACCCGAATCTTTCGAAGATCAAAGTAATCAAATCCAAAACAAAGCATcttcgattaaaaattttactaaaaaatgtaGCGATATATTTAACTGGGAACAATACCGAGAAAATGTAATCACATCTCAAAATAGCGGTCAAAGTAAAATATCAAACGATAGCGACAGAGAAGAGAAATCTACAGCATTATTGCTTCAAGAAGCTTTACATTTTAAGAAAGCTTTATTAACACGTGCGCAATCGAGAAAAGAGTGCCCTATAGatgatataaaagagaataatgtCAGAGATGAACTTCTATCggaattaaataacaataattttcctTCAATAATAGTAGACATCAAAATGGAACAACCAATTACCAGCGATTCTCATAGTGAAATTAATCAATGTTATATTTGTTTAGAAATGAAACAACGACGCGACTTAATTCCtgaatatttgcaaaatgtaaatacatttacGTATCAAAACGAGAGCAAAAGAAACgtagaaaatcaaaattatatttccgaAACACCCTCGCGATATTTTAGCATTACCAATTTgacaatttctaataataataaagttgaaaGTAATGGTTCCTTGAAAGCCCCGGTTTATGAAAAAGTTATTTCGATCGTGATACCAGTCAGTATGGAACATCAGAGTGAAATCGATACGAATGAGAAATTAGTGCAAACAAAAACTGTCTTGGGAAATATTCAGACTCGTGTAAATTCGCGAGAAAATATCAGAGAAAGCGCCGATGAACATTCATCGACAATGTTAAAATTCGAAGATCTTATATTAgagcatataaaaaatatcagagaTTACATAGATGCTTTTcttcaaaatcaaaatagaGCAATCTCCAAAGTGCGCAAAGTGCTTCGGTATCAAGATAAACGTGATATTTTACCATGTTTAAATGAAACAAGTCATATAATATTGCACGATAGATTGACCTCAACGTCTAACTGCAATAGCGCTGATCAAGGtgttaattctttaaataattcatctaATCTTTTACTAAATACAGGACCGAATTGTAAACAGCAAATTTCTATCAAagataatatcttaaaatgctATTCAGACATATGTCTAAGAAAAAATCGAGGAATGTTTGCGCCTATGAAgttctttaacaaaaataatactcAGCAGTCAGCAAcagtagaattaaaaaagaaagaaactgaTTTATATCGTCCagtaactttaaaatattactataaaaatcgTTCAAAATCTACACACAATTTGGATTTGGACACACCCTATATTACGACAGATATAAACaatgacaaaataaataaaagaagagtAGTTGATTTAAGTGCAAATTTTCGTGAAAAACAAACAGACACAATGCTAAAAGTAAATCTtcagtaa